The following proteins come from a genomic window of Candidatus Saccharibacteria bacterium oral taxon 488:
- a CDS encoding LD-carboxypeptidase, with protein sequence MIPDKLKPGDEVRVVAPARSASDIDERVLDRAKAALESLGLKVTFSKNAFSQSQRGCPTDDEKVEDLQEAFMDENVRCILAAIGGFNSNQMLGKINWQIIKDNPKIFGGFSDITVLNHAILAKTGLVTYTMPNFYCFGLPPENSYSLEYFQRCLFADQPAELVVQQSETFYDFPWNYDEVSPRQALENDGPRVVQSGSAEGVMIGGNLCSLNLLNGTEYFPKVEGDVILCIEDDSYDSITETFERHVQALMQQPFFRQVKAILVGRFQGESRATDDMISDIILSKNIDSKIPVIVNLDFGHTDPKFTYPVGGKCEVVAEGDTKIVIRCDD encoded by the coding sequence ATGATACCAGATAAATTAAAGCCAGGCGATGAAGTAAGGGTAGTTGCGCCGGCGCGTTCGGCTAGCGATATTGACGAAAGAGTTTTAGATCGGGCGAAAGCGGCGTTAGAATCACTGGGTCTAAAGGTTACGTTTAGCAAAAATGCTTTTTCTCAGAGTCAGCGAGGTTGCCCGACGGACGACGAAAAGGTTGAAGATTTACAGGAAGCGTTTATGGACGAAAACGTGAGGTGTATTCTGGCGGCTATCGGCGGGTTTAATTCAAATCAGATGCTGGGTAAAATTAACTGGCAAATTATTAAAGACAATCCGAAGATCTTTGGTGGCTTTTCTGACATCACCGTTCTTAATCACGCTATTTTAGCTAAAACTGGGTTGGTGACTTATACGATGCCAAATTTCTATTGTTTTGGTTTGCCGCCGGAAAATAGTTATTCATTGGAATATTTTCAGCGGTGTTTGTTTGCAGATCAGCCGGCAGAACTTGTCGTTCAACAATCGGAGACATTTTACGATTTTCCGTGGAATTATGACGAAGTTTCGCCGCGCCAAGCTTTGGAAAATGACGGGCCGCGAGTTGTGCAGAGCGGGTCGGCTGAAGGGGTAATGATTGGCGGCAATTTGTGTAGTCTAAATCTGTTGAATGGTACGGAGTATTTTCCGAAAGTTGAAGGCGATGTTATTTTGTGTATTGAAGATGATAGCTACGACTCAATCACCGAAACGTTTGAGCGCCACGTGCAGGCGTTGATGCAACAGCCGTTTTTTCGTCAAGTAAAAGCAATTTTAGTTGGGCGTTTCCAGGGAGAATCTCGGGCGACCGACGATATGATTAGCGACATCATTCTTTCAAAGAATATCGATTCAAAAATTCCAGTGATAGTTAATCTTGATTTTGGTCACACCGACCCGAAGTTCACGTATCCGGTTGGCGGTAAATGTGAGGTTGTAGCGGAAGGTGATACTAAAATTGTCATTCGTTGTGACGATTAA
- a CDS encoding anaerobic ribonucleoside-triphosphate reductase activating protein yields the protein MTMPPNTSELAPSLSQLKVSIGGIQKLSLVDYPGHVAAALFLSGCNMRCGYCHNPELVLPERLAPSIPVEEAMIFLKSRIGRLDGVVISGGEPTVNEDLPVLCRMIKKLGFDVKLDTNGTHPDMVRGMVEEGTIDFIAMDVKGPLEKYVEIAARPIDLEAIKDNVRLMIDSGIGHEFRTTIVREQLEVADFEKIGELVRGAKRFALQHFRTGTTISPKFANYHTFTDEEFRAAQKIMERYVEECVIH from the coding sequence ATGACGATGCCGCCGAACACCAGCGAGCTAGCGCCGTCGCTGTCCCAGCTTAAGGTGTCGATCGGCGGGATTCAGAAGCTGTCGCTGGTTGACTATCCGGGGCACGTGGCGGCAGCGCTGTTTCTGTCGGGTTGCAATATGCGTTGTGGCTATTGCCATAATCCTGAACTGGTACTACCTGAGCGGTTAGCGCCGAGTATCCCAGTTGAAGAGGCGATGATATTCTTAAAATCGCGTATTGGCCGGCTAGACGGCGTGGTGATTTCTGGCGGCGAGCCGACGGTTAACGAAGATCTGCCCGTGCTTTGCCGGATGATTAAAAAGCTGGGTTTTGATGTCAAACTAGACACCAACGGCACGCATCCTGACATGGTGCGCGGTATGGTCGAGGAGGGGACGATTGACTTCATCGCCATGGACGTTAAGGGGCCGCTGGAAAAATACGTGGAGATTGCGGCGCGGCCGATTGATCTGGAGGCGATCAAGGATAACGTGCGGCTGATGATTGATTCGGGAATTGGCCATGAATTTCGAACGACAATCGTTCGTGAGCAGCTGGAGGTAGCGGATTTTGAAAAGATTGGCGAGCTGGTTAGAGGCGCCAAGCGATTCGCTTTGCAGCATTTTCGCACCGGCACCACCATTAGTCCGAAGTTTGCCAACTATCACACGTTCACTGACGAAGAATTTAGGGCCGCCCAAAAAATAATGGAAAGGTATGTCGAAGAATGCGTGATTCACTAA
- a CDS encoding ABC transporter ATP-binding protein, whose translation MTIKGVVMDDTSPLMLHGLTKRFGHKLAVDNVSLELREGEVFGFLGPNGAGKSTTIRSVMDFLRPTDGWVELLGGQSVEERTALHDQVGYLAGDIALYETMTGRKLLKFLARTGRKVDWYYVDELAKRFEAVLDRPIRQLSKGNRQKIGLIQAFMHRPKLLILDEPTSGLDPLMKQVFYDLVHEVSEQGATVFVSSHDLAEVQKICHRVGFIRDGKLIAIEHIATIKHLSTHRYIVTFAKKPLLTAAKKLPSITDVQRRGDEYEFTVKGDAAEFVSFIAEHKPKVLRESELELEELFMRYYEGEEAKR comes from the coding sequence ATGACTATAAAAGGAGTCGTTATGGATGATACTTCACCGCTGATGTTACACGGGCTGACCAAGCGCTTTGGTCATAAACTGGCAGTCGACAATGTGTCGCTGGAGCTACGCGAAGGCGAGGTATTTGGTTTTCTTGGGCCGAATGGTGCGGGTAAAAGCACGACGATTCGGTCGGTGATGGATTTCTTGAGGCCGACGGATGGCTGGGTAGAGTTGCTGGGCGGACAGAGCGTTGAGGAGCGAACGGCCCTTCATGATCAGGTTGGGTATCTAGCGGGCGACATCGCGCTGTATGAAACTATGACTGGTCGGAAATTGCTGAAGTTTTTGGCGCGGACAGGTCGAAAGGTTGATTGGTACTATGTTGATGAACTAGCTAAGCGTTTTGAGGCGGTGCTAGATCGACCAATTCGTCAGCTTTCCAAGGGTAATCGTCAGAAAATTGGTCTGATTCAAGCTTTTATGCACCGCCCGAAACTGCTGATTTTGGATGAGCCGACCAGCGGGCTAGATCCGCTGATGAAGCAGGTATTTTACGATTTGGTGCACGAAGTTTCCGAGCAAGGTGCCACGGTGTTTGTCAGCAGTCACGACCTGGCTGAAGTGCAAAAGATTTGTCACCGTGTTGGCTTTATTCGCGATGGAAAATTGATCGCCATTGAACACATCGCGACCATAAAGCACCTGTCAACACACCGCTACATTGTGACCTTTGCTAAAAAACCGCTTCTAACGGCAGCCAAAAAACTACCGTCCATCACCGACGTTCAACGTCGCGGCGACGAATACGAATTCACCGTCAAAGGTGACGCGGCAGAGTTTGTTTCATTCATCGCCGAACATAAACCAAAAGTCCTGCGCGAATCAGAACTAGAATTAGAAGAACTATTCATGCGGTATTATGAAGGCGAGGAGGCAAAGCGATGA
- a CDS encoding NYN domain-containing protein: MSRNLRSNQKKVFIDGENFRQRVVELLCNQDAIEDKNINFSLDVRGLIEDVLGINGVEINYYASEIKMPRGYTPSTRIQGRVNKIKENSRRWVAMLKQQNINYIKAGNLKVKEGKECNHCHKPQEILQEKGVDVRMALDMLEIAYKTKNVDIVSVSSDADLCPSYDKIRKHKRKTTYICFSDSINRAVAAATDETITITPQKVMSYFQKESA; this comes from the coding sequence ATGTCTAGAAATCTACGTAGTAATCAAAAGAAAGTATTTATAGATGGTGAAAATTTTCGCCAAAGGGTAGTTGAATTGTTATGTAATCAGGATGCTATCGAAGATAAAAACATAAACTTTTCACTAGACGTACGCGGTTTAATCGAGGATGTTTTAGGGATTAACGGCGTTGAAATCAATTACTATGCATCAGAAATTAAGATGCCAAGGGGCTATACTCCATCCACAAGGATTCAAGGGCGGGTGAATAAAATCAAGGAAAATTCACGTCGTTGGGTTGCAATGTTGAAGCAGCAAAATATTAATTATATCAAAGCTGGTAATTTGAAGGTGAAGGAGGGTAAGGAATGCAACCACTGCCACAAACCCCAAGAGATTTTGCAGGAGAAGGGTGTTGATGTCCGTATGGCTTTAGATATGCTCGAAATAGCATATAAAACGAAGAATGTAGATATTGTGTCTGTTAGCTCTGACGCCGACCTCTGTCCAAGCTATGATAAAATTAGGAAACATAAACGTAAAACAACCTATATTTGTTTTTCGGATAGCATCAATCGTGCAGTTGCTGCGGCAACAGATGAGACTATTACCATTACACCACAGAAAGTCATGAGCTATTTTCAGAAAGAATCGGCATGA
- a CDS encoding DUF1697 domain-containing protein produces the protein MRYILLLRGINVGGKNKVSMKDLTASLEDLGYQHVVTYINSGNVIFDTDDELTTIKDDIATILGRFPFTIKHVILTKDEYLNEVSNLPEWWHQPLARKDVLFYTDDIDPEYIKERIGQMPLHDEIVHFGKKAVFWGKYNEKEFLRTSYHKLLMKEKFYPLITIRNGRTFDTLGKMLG, from the coding sequence ATGAGATATATCTTGTTGCTTCGGGGTATCAATGTTGGCGGTAAAAATAAAGTTTCCATGAAAGACCTCACAGCAAGCCTCGAGGATCTGGGGTATCAGCATGTCGTCACTTATATCAATAGTGGTAACGTTATATTTGACACTGATGACGAACTGACGACAATCAAAGATGATATCGCTACCATATTAGGGCGTTTTCCATTTACTATCAAACACGTCATTTTGACGAAAGATGAGTATTTAAACGAAGTATCTAATCTGCCAGAGTGGTGGCACCAGCCCCTGGCGCGGAAAGATGTATTATTCTATACCGACGACATCGACCCTGAATATATCAAGGAGCGGATCGGTCAAATGCCGCTTCATGATGAAATCGTTCATTTTGGTAAAAAGGCGGTATTTTGGGGTAAATATAATGAGAAGGAATTTTTGCGTACCTCATACCATAAGTTACTAATGAAAGAAAAGTTTTACCCACTGATCACTATTCGCAATGGGCGAACATTTGATACGTTAGGAAAGATGCTGGGGTAG
- a CDS encoding type I restriction-modification system subunit M, with protein MTSGDNFKEQERTKLHNTIWKIANELRGSVDGWDFKAYVLGFLFYRFISENLANYINAEERKTGVADFNYAELSDDQAEFGREDTVNDKGFYILPSELFENVRKRAKNDENLNETLSKIFRNIEQSAKGFDSEDDFRGLFDDLDVNSNKLGPTVTRRNERLVKLMNAIGELELGKFEDNTIDAFGDAYEYLMTMYADNAGKSGGEFFTPQEVSELLAKITVVGKTSVNKVYDPAAGSGSLLLKFAKVLGKDNVRQGFYGQEINITTYNLCRINMFLHDINYEKFNIAHGDTLKDPKHWDDEPFDAIVSNPPYSIKWDGDSNPTLINDPRFSPAGVLAPRSKADLAFTMHMLSWLSESGTAAIVEFPGALYRGGAEAKIRKYLVESNYVDAVIQLPPDLFFGTTISTCILVLKKSRVTNDVLFIDASAEFVRKGNKNKLSEENRQKILDSFTNRQNIDYFAKVAAYEDVAANDYNLSVSSYVEAEDTQEVINITELNADIAKIVARQSELRTEIDAIVADLERDNDDAR; from the coding sequence ATGACATCGGGGGATAATTTTAAAGAACAAGAACGTACTAAGCTTCACAATACTATTTGGAAAATTGCTAACGAATTACGCGGATCGGTCGATGGTTGGGACTTTAAGGCGTATGTGCTAGGTTTCTTATTCTATCGGTTTATATCGGAGAATTTAGCTAATTATATAAATGCCGAAGAGCGCAAAACTGGCGTGGCTGATTTTAATTATGCTGAACTGAGCGATGATCAGGCGGAGTTTGGTCGTGAGGATACGGTAAACGACAAAGGATTTTATATTTTACCAAGCGAACTGTTTGAAAATGTCCGTAAGCGCGCCAAAAATGACGAAAATTTGAACGAGACGCTCAGTAAAATATTCCGTAACATTGAGCAATCAGCTAAAGGTTTTGATAGTGAGGATGATTTTCGCGGGTTGTTTGACGACTTGGACGTCAATAGCAATAAACTTGGTCCGACCGTCACCAGGCGCAATGAGCGATTGGTGAAATTGATGAACGCCATCGGTGAATTAGAGCTTGGTAAGTTTGAGGATAATACGATTGACGCTTTTGGCGACGCATACGAGTATCTGATGACCATGTATGCTGATAATGCTGGTAAATCTGGTGGTGAGTTCTTTACGCCGCAAGAAGTGAGTGAACTTTTGGCAAAAATTACTGTTGTCGGCAAGACATCGGTGAATAAAGTGTATGACCCGGCAGCAGGCTCCGGTTCGCTACTGCTAAAGTTTGCGAAAGTTCTGGGTAAGGATAATGTCAGGCAAGGCTTTTACGGGCAAGAGATTAACATTACTACGTATAATCTTTGCCGTATCAACATGTTCCTGCATGACATTAATTATGAAAAGTTTAATATTGCGCATGGTGATACGCTGAAAGATCCGAAACACTGGGATGACGAGCCGTTTGATGCGATTGTCTCGAATCCGCCATATAGTATCAAATGGGACGGCGACAGTAATCCGACGCTCATCAACGATCCTCGCTTTAGCCCAGCTGGAGTGTTGGCGCCGCGCAGTAAAGCTGATTTGGCATTCACGATGCATATGTTGAGCTGGCTCAGCGAGAGCGGTACGGCAGCGATTGTTGAGTTTCCTGGCGCACTATATCGCGGCGGTGCTGAGGCAAAAATCCGTAAATATTTGGTAGAGAGTAATTATGTTGATGCCGTTATCCAACTGCCACCAGACCTGTTCTTCGGTACGACGATTAGCACTTGTATCCTTGTTTTGAAAAAGAGCCGGGTGACAAATGACGTATTGTTTATCGATGCTAGTGCTGAGTTTGTGCGAAAAGGCAATAAGAATAAGCTGAGCGAGGAAAACAGGCAAAAAATATTGGATAGTTTTACGAATCGGCAAAATATCGACTACTTTGCGAAAGTTGCTGCTTATGAAGATGTCGCCGCCAATGACTATAATCTATCAGTGAGTTCGTATGTTGAGGCAGAAGATACACAAGAAGTGATTAATATTACTGAGCTCAATGCTGACATTGCAAAGATCGTAGCTCGCCAGTCGGAGTTGCGCACAGAGATCGATGCGATAGTTGCGGACCTTGAAAGAGATAATGATGATGCGAGATAA
- a CDS encoding ribonucleoside triphosphate reductase, which translates to MYKSIKKRDGRTVKFDRKKIEKAIEKAGLETGEFDAKQAVKLTDKVLAVLETRNPKRLPGVEDIQDVVEDVLIDSKFKKTAKAYIIYRDQHKKLREITSSAHVDLIDKYVNNLDWKVKENSNMGYSLQGLNNYVSAEITKTYWLDKIYSPKIGRAHKEGDLHIHDLNLLSVYCVGWDLMDLLRQGFTGVKNKVASKPAKHFRSALGQVVNFFYTLQGEAAGAQAFSDFDTLLAPFIRADKLSYDEVKQALQEFVFNVNVPTRVGFQTPFTNITLDLECPKHMAGNPVIIGGEMQDTNYGDYQEEMNMLNKALLEVLSEGDANGRVFTFPIPTVNITKDFNWDNPVIENLWEASAKYGIPYFSNFINSDMDPEDARSMCCRLRIDNRQLEYRGGGLFGSNPMTGSIGVVTINLPRLALKSKNEKEFFKGLGELMDMARDSLETKRKVLEQLTDSDISLYPYTKFYLRDIKKRFNEYWKNHFSTIGLIGTNEAALNLLGVDIGTEKGKAFAEKTLDFMRDRLVEYQKETGNNYNLEATPAEGTTYRLAQIDKASFPDRAHFANGLGAAVKHPFYTNSSHLPVNYTDDLFELMDLQDNLQTKYTGGTVIHFFLGERMDDPQTLKKLVKTICENYRLPYFTFTPSFSICANHGYIVGEHPACPNCGESTEVYSRVVGFLRPVSQWNNGKQAEFDMREHYDDAAEHQRASAVAVPA; encoded by the coding sequence ATGTACAAATCAATCAAAAAACGCGACGGTCGGACTGTCAAATTTGACCGTAAAAAAATCGAAAAAGCCATCGAGAAGGCGGGCCTGGAGACTGGCGAATTTGATGCCAAGCAGGCCGTCAAATTGACCGATAAGGTACTGGCGGTACTAGAAACCCGCAACCCAAAACGCTTGCCGGGTGTCGAGGATATCCAGGATGTCGTTGAGGATGTCTTGATTGATTCCAAGTTCAAGAAAACCGCCAAGGCCTACATTATCTACCGCGACCAGCACAAAAAGCTGCGTGAAATTACATCCAGCGCGCACGTCGATTTGATCGATAAATACGTTAACAATCTAGACTGGAAAGTCAAAGAAAATTCCAACATGGGCTATAGTTTGCAGGGCCTGAATAACTACGTTTCGGCGGAAATTACCAAGACCTACTGGCTGGATAAGATTTATTCGCCAAAAATCGGCCGGGCGCATAAAGAGGGTGATTTGCATATTCACGACCTCAATTTGCTGAGTGTTTACTGTGTTGGCTGGGATCTGATGGATTTGCTGCGCCAAGGTTTCACCGGTGTTAAAAACAAGGTTGCCTCCAAACCGGCTAAGCATTTCCGCTCGGCTCTTGGGCAGGTGGTCAATTTCTTCTACACTCTGCAGGGCGAGGCGGCTGGCGCTCAGGCATTCTCTGACTTTGATACACTCTTGGCGCCGTTCATTCGCGCTGACAAGCTGAGCTATGACGAGGTTAAACAGGCATTGCAAGAATTTGTCTTTAACGTTAACGTACCAACTAGGGTTGGTTTCCAGACGCCGTTTACCAACATCACGCTTGATCTAGAATGTCCAAAGCACATGGCCGGCAATCCGGTGATCATCGGCGGCGAGATGCAGGATACTAACTACGGCGATTACCAGGAAGAGATGAACATGCTTAATAAAGCATTGCTTGAGGTATTGTCTGAAGGCGACGCCAACGGCCGCGTCTTCACCTTCCCGATTCCGACGGTCAATATCACTAAAGATTTCAACTGGGATAATCCGGTCATTGAAAATCTTTGGGAAGCCAGCGCCAAGTACGGCATTCCGTACTTCTCAAACTTCATCAATTCCGACATGGATCCAGAAGATGCGCGCTCGATGTGCTGTCGCTTGCGCATCGATAATCGCCAGCTGGAGTATCGCGGCGGCGGTCTGTTTGGTTCGAATCCGATGACCGGTTCAATTGGCGTGGTGACGATTAACCTGCCGCGCCTAGCGCTGAAATCAAAGAACGAGAAAGAATTTTTCAAGGGTCTGGGCGAACTCATGGATATGGCGCGCGACAGCCTGGAGACCAAACGCAAGGTGCTGGAGCAGCTGACCGATTCGGACATCAGCCTGTATCCGTACACCAAGTTTTACCTGCGCGATATTAAAAAGCGCTTCAATGAGTATTGGAAGAATCACTTCTCGACGATTGGCTTGATCGGTACGAATGAGGCAGCGCTGAATTTGCTGGGCGTCGACATTGGTACCGAAAAGGGCAAGGCGTTCGCCGAGAAAACTCTTGATTTTATGCGCGATCGGCTGGTCGAATACCAGAAAGAAACTGGCAATAATTACAATTTGGAAGCAACGCCAGCTGAGGGTACGACTTACCGCTTAGCGCAAATTGACAAAGCCAGCTTCCCTGATCGAGCACACTTTGCTAATGGCCTGGGTGCGGCAGTCAAACATCCGTTCTACACTAACTCCAGCCACTTGCCAGTCAATTACACCGATGATTTGTTTGAGCTGATGGATTTGCAGGATAATTTGCAAACCAAATACACGGGCGGCACGGTGATTCACTTCTTCCTAGGCGAGCGTATGGATGATCCACAGACGCTGAAGAAACTGGTTAAAACGATTTGCGAAAATTATAGATTGCCGTACTTTACCTTTACGCCAAGTTTCTCAATCTGTGCTAACCACGGCTATATCGTCGGCGAACATCCGGCTTGTCCGAATTGCGGCGAAAGTACTGAGGTCTACTCGCGGGTGGTTGGTTTCTTGCGCCCAGTTTCCCAGTGGAATAACGGTAAGCAAGCTGAATTTGACATGAGGGAGCATTATGACGATGCCGCCGAACACCAGCGAGCTAGCGCCGTCGCTGTCCCAGCTTAA
- a CDS encoding uridine kinase: MTTSLIILRGNSGCGKTSTARLLQRQLGYGTMLVSQDVVRREMLRVKDSESNPAIQLMYDLCMYGNNVGYTVILEGILSSKKYGAMLHRLLNDFQGEKLIYYFDISFEETVRRHATKPNAHEFGESKMRQWWKDQDILNVPGEQRIGEQLTQAEIVDMIHRDVLALSEGTNTSASRM; this comes from the coding sequence GTGACGACCTCACTTATCATTCTCCGCGGTAATTCTGGCTGTGGTAAAACCAGCACGGCGCGCCTACTCCAGCGTCAACTAGGCTACGGCACGATGCTGGTGTCGCAGGATGTGGTGCGGCGGGAGATGCTTCGCGTGAAAGACAGTGAAAGCAACCCGGCAATTCAACTGATGTATGATCTATGCATGTACGGCAATAACGTTGGTTATACGGTGATTTTGGAAGGTATTTTGAGTAGTAAAAAATACGGCGCGATGCTGCATCGGCTGCTGAATGATTTTCAGGGCGAAAAGTTGATTTACTATTTTGACATATCGTTTGAGGAAACGGTGCGCCGCCACGCTACCAAGCCAAATGCTCATGAATTTGGTGAATCGAAGATGCGCCAGTGGTGGAAAGATCAAGATATTTTGAATGTACCGGGCGAGCAGCGAATTGGCGAACAGCTGACTCAGGCCGAAATTGTTGATATGATTCACCGCGACGTCTTAGCATTATCAGAGGGAACAAATACTTCCGCATCTCGCATGTAA
- the radC gene encoding DNA repair protein RadC — MKVQDRHPNDRPREKLARYGTARLSDLELLMAIIGSGNKQADVGKIAREVLKILRQKGGDVSYDDLRSVVGLGEAKIPVILASLELARRYLLDSDQPIIDSPEKAVELLADIRNKKQEYFVCLTLDGANRLIAKRVVTIGTLTASLVHPREVFADAIADRAASIIVAHNHPSGSLEASQADREVTNRLRQAGELLGISLVDHIIITKDHFQSII, encoded by the coding sequence ATGAAAGTACAGGATCGTCATCCCAACGACCGTCCCCGTGAGAAACTAGCGCGTTACGGTACGGCGCGGCTGAGCGACTTGGAATTGTTGATGGCGATTATTGGTAGCGGCAATAAGCAGGCGGATGTTGGTAAAATTGCGCGCGAGGTGCTGAAAATTTTGCGTCAAAAAGGCGGTGATGTTTCGTACGATGATCTACGCAGCGTGGTTGGCTTGGGCGAAGCGAAAATCCCGGTGATTCTGGCGAGCTTGGAGCTGGCGCGACGGTATTTGCTGGACAGCGACCAGCCAATTATTGACAGCCCAGAAAAGGCCGTCGAGCTACTGGCCGACATTCGCAACAAAAAGCAGGAATACTTTGTCTGCTTGACGCTGGACGGTGCGAATCGCCTGATTGCCAAGCGGGTGGTGACCATCGGCACGCTGACCGCCAGCCTGGTGCACCCGCGCGAGGTCTTCGCCGACGCCATCGCCGACCGCGCCGCCAGCATCATCGTGGCGCATAATCATCCGAGCGGGAGCTTGGAGGCCAGTCAGGCTGATAGAGAAGTAACAAACCGTTTGCGGCAGGCAGGTGAATTGTTGGGGATTAGTTTGGTTGATCATATAATTATCACGAAAGATCATTTTCAAAGCATAATTTGA
- a CDS encoding response regulator transcription factor has protein sequence MRILLIEDDTAIARLLKEGLEDEVYAVDVAHDGDEGYRTAMADDYDVIILDVMLPEMNGYEVCRALRQDGNQTPILMLTARDAERDIVEGLDIGADDYLAKPFSFEVLLARIRALLRRPNEKLEEVLRVGDLTLDPSSKKVMRASQEINLTAKEYGVLEYLMRNASKVLSKEQIISHVWDFDADVLPNNVELFIMFLRRKIDKPFDSKLIHTVPGFGYKLEDKS, from the coding sequence ATGAGAATTTTACTAATAGAAGATGACACGGCGATTGCGCGGTTGCTGAAAGAGGGTCTGGAGGATGAAGTTTATGCGGTCGATGTGGCGCATGATGGCGATGAGGGGTATCGGACGGCGATGGCGGACGACTATGATGTGATTATTCTTGATGTGATGCTGCCGGAGATGAATGGTTATGAAGTTTGCCGGGCGCTACGTCAAGATGGCAATCAGACGCCGATTTTGATGTTGACAGCGCGTGATGCCGAGCGGGATATTGTCGAAGGCTTGGATATAGGTGCTGATGACTATCTGGCGAAGCCGTTTAGCTTTGAGGTGTTGTTGGCGCGTATTCGCGCTTTGCTGCGCCGTCCGAATGAGAAGTTGGAAGAAGTTTTGCGGGTCGGTGATTTGACGCTTGATCCGAGTTCGAAAAAAGTAATGCGTGCCTCACAAGAGATTAACCTGACTGCCAAAGAATACGGCGTCTTGGAATATTTGATGCGTAACGCCAGTAAGGTCCTGTCCAAAGAGCAAATTATCTCGCACGTGTGGGATTTTGATGCCGATGTGTTGCCGAACAATGTTGAGCTATTCATTATGTTTTTGCGGCGAAAAATCGACAAACCATTTGACTCAAAATTGATTCACACCGTCCCCGGCTTTGGCTATAAACTGGAGGATAAATCATGA
- a CDS encoding cell filamentation protein Fic: protein MRDNGNVIVYVDDNGKPQVDVRFQDETVWLTQAQLVDLYQSSKANVSEHIKNIFDEGELDPAATVRKFRTVRTEGDRQVERELEYYNLDMIISLGYRIRSSIATKFRIWATDRLREYIIKSLKFLSDFIIVLDRVINMFVLTFVYTFVSIISASPRVGFSSAGLFVIAEGHNV from the coding sequence ATGCGAGATAACGGCAATGTCATTGTCTACGTTGACGATAACGGTAAACCGCAAGTTGATGTCCGGTTTCAGGACGAGACGGTTTGGCTGACGCAAGCGCAGCTGGTTGATTTGTATCAGTCAAGTAAAGCGAATGTTAGTGAGCATATAAAAAATATTTTTGACGAGGGCGAACTTGATCCTGCAGCAACTGTTCGGAAATTCCGAACAGTTCGAACTGAGGGTGATCGTCAGGTAGAGCGTGAATTAGAATACTATAACCTCGACATGATCATCTCGCTTGGCTACCGCATCAGGTCAAGCATCGCTACGAAGTTTCGCATCTGGGCGACCGATCGTTTGCGGGAATATATCATTAAAAGCCTCAAGTTTTTGAGCGATTTTATAATAGTTCTAGATCGTGTAATCAATATGTTCGTATTGACATTTGTATACACGTTTGTTAGTATAATAAGTGCATCACCCCGTGTTGGATTTTCCTCAGCGGGGCTTTTTGTTATAGCGGAGGGACATAATGTCTAG
- a CDS encoding ASCH domain-containing protein: MKIWHSGRESKLLDDIIAGRKTVEGRLNRGKFAEYRVGDKIHLRRDVRDAEGILHDGEPDQARVEIIAIRHYNSFLEMVQAEGYHRVIPHATSAEAAAAEYNKYYSAADQKHYGVLAVEVRSLL; encoded by the coding sequence ATGAAAATCTGGCACTCAGGACGAGAATCAAAATTACTCGACGATATTATCGCCGGGCGGAAGACGGTTGAAGGTCGATTGAATCGCGGAAAGTTTGCCGAGTACCGAGTCGGTGATAAGATTCACCTGCGCCGCGATGTTCGCGATGCCGAAGGAATACTACACGACGGCGAACCAGATCAAGCACGCGTGGAGATTATCGCTATCCGCCACTACAATTCCTTTTTAGAAATGGTGCAGGCCGAGGGTTACCACCGTGTTATTCCGCACGCCACCAGTGCCGAAGCTGCCGCTGCCGAATACAACAAATATTATTCCGCTGCTGACCAAAAACATTATGGCGTGCTAGCAGTGGAAGTTCGCTCATTGCTTTAA